The following are encoded together in the Salvia hispanica cultivar TCC Black 2014 chromosome 6, UniMelb_Shisp_WGS_1.0, whole genome shotgun sequence genome:
- the LOC125193185 gene encoding F-box protein At5g49610-like, which yields MDRLNDLPQEITIDILARLPFQTIMISKCVCKSWRDLVESTYFVSLHSHHVALTSARLPAFEDLKFSRVHNLLGFIGGNEIIQKPPKGSVLYTHTFPERNKPFIHSSVNGLLFMIDFESMSQLFICNPITREYVTIEMGRDCYSCQYAFGFGVSKSGQYKLVRVYAHGSFPLNCQVYNLGIGQWKSITIESELVFWYHKAYVPPLVNENLHWLLIDHDNVFVHPLRVYCLDLETDLFKSFSCPHSITLQNLGEGLKYSLSALRGRLCFSNDADDNVMEIWCMKKYGDEKSWMKDYVIKREPYKLRLPEVLHNYTKYYIPYDLHEDFLSNVEHLDRIIERQNHNHEMLYPVKAFEDGGILLALHESARLFYYSDTTKVIQEIKKERNHASSNLVIHSPNFVSLKSLVTENMRVKLL from the coding sequence ATGGATAGGTTGAATGATCTTCCACAAGAAATCACCATCGACATCCTCGCAAGACTCCCCTTTCAAACCATCATGATTTCCAAGTGTGTTTGCAAGTCATGGCGCGATCTAGTGGAGTCCACTTACTTTGTCTCGTTGCATTCTCATCATGTAGCCTTGACCTCTGCCCGCCTCCCTGCCTTTGAAGACCTCAAATTCTCAAGAGTTCACAATCTCTTGGGGTTTATTGGTGGCAatgaaattatacaaaaaCCACCAAAAGGTTCGGTTCTCTACACTCACACTTTTCCGGAGCGTAATAAGCCATTTATACATAGCTCGGTTAATGGCTTGCTCTTCATGATCGACTTTGAATCCATGTCGCAATTATTCATATGCAACCCAATAACTCGAGAGTATGTCACGATCGAGATGGGTCGTGATTGTTATTCATGTCAATATGCATTTGGGTTCGGAGTGAGCAAAAGTGGACAGTACAAGCTTGTCAGGGTTTATGCTCATGGAAGTTTTCCCCTTAACTGTCAAGTATACAATCTAGGAATAGGACAATGGAAAAGTATCACAATTGAGAGCGAATTGGTGTTCTGGTATCACAAAGCATATGTGCCTCCTTTGGTGAATGAGAATCTTCACTGGCTTTTAATTGATCATGACAATGTTTTCGTACACCCTCTTAGAGTTTATTGCCTCGATCTTGAAACCGACCTATTTAAATCTTTTTCATGTCCTCATAGTATTACTCTTCAAAATCTTGGTGAAGGCTTGAAATATTCACTATCGGCTTTGAGGGGACGCCTGTGCTTCAGCAATGATGCAGATGATAATGTGATGGAAATATGGTgtatgaagaaatatggagaTGAAAAATCATGGATGAAGGATTATGTTATCAAGAGAGAACCATATAAGCTCAGACTTCCTGAAGTTCTTCATAATTATACCAAATATTATATTCCTTATGATTTACATGAGGATTTTCTTTCGAATGTCGAACATCTTGATAGAATCATAGAACGCCAAAATCACAACCATGAAATGTTGTATCCTGTTAAAGCATTTGAAGATGGCGGGATTTTACTCGCATTGCATGAATCTGCTCGACTATTTTACTACTCGGATACGACTAAAGTTATTCAAGAGATCAAGAAAGAGAGGAACCATGCTAGTTCCAACTTAGTTATTCATAGTCCGAATTTTGTTTCGTTAAAATCCTTGGTGACGGAGAATATGAGGGTTAAGTTGCTTTAG
- the LOC125193988 gene encoding uncharacterized protein LOC125193988 isoform X2, producing MSYNAADEEDYVKLEAETSTSGCCDGGDDGGGWLWSLWWWAKLVLVVLFVAVLGAVFFKWIGPFFMDKEIIPVINWEQRTFSTAILGLIVFASLAIFPVFLIPSTPSMWVAGMTFGYGYGFLMIIGGVLIGSSIPYFIGSLFYHRIHVWLERHPKRASIIRLAGMVPEIFVALYTGILIKTLANASKDGKSLSVSQIVMSVAGFCVSVSATVVVTWYAKRRLKELQMREELLLH from the exons ATGAGTTATAATGCTGCCGATGAGGAGGATTACGTGAAATTGGAGGCGGAAACGTCGACGTCTGGCTGTTGCGACGGCGGAGATGATGGTGGAGGGTGGTTGTGGTCTTTGTGGTGGTGGGCGAAACTGGTGCTTGTGGTGTTGTTTGTTGCCGTTTTGGGCGCGGTTTTCTTCAAATGGATCGGGCCATTTTTCATGGACAAG GAAATTATCCCGGTGATAAATTGGGAGCAGAGAACTTTCAGCACAGCTATTCTAGGACTCATAGTGTTTGCTTCTCTGGCAATATTCCCAGTATTTCTTATACCTTCTACACCATCCATGTGGGTTGCTGGGATGACTTTTGGTTACGGTTATGGTTTTCTGATGATCATTGGTGGAGTTTTGATTGGCAGTTCTATTCCTTATTTCATCGGTTCATTGTTCTACCATAGAATCCAT GTATGGTTAGAAAGGCACCCAAAGCGAGCTTCTATCATAAGACTAGCTG GAATGGTGCCAGAAATATTTGTTGCACTTTACAC AGGGATCCTGATTAAAACATTAGCTAATGCTTCAAAAGATGGGAAGTCCCTGTCAGTTTCCCAGATTGTGATGAGCGTGGCTGGGTTTTGCGTCAGTGTGAGCGCGACTGTAGTTGTGACGTGGTATGCAAAGAGGCGACTGAAGGAGCTACAGATGCGAGAGGAGCTTTTGTTGCACTGA
- the LOC125193988 gene encoding transmembrane protein 64-like isoform X1 translates to MSYNAADEEDYVKLEAETSTSGCCDGGDDGGGWLWSLWWWAKLVLVVLFVAVLGAVFFKWIGPFFMDKEIIPVINWEQRTFSTAILGLIVFASLAIFPVFLIPSTPSMWVAGMTFGYGYGFLMIIGGVLIGSSIPYFIGSLFYHRIHVWLERHPKRASIIRLAGEGNWFSQFRAVSLIRISPFPYVIYNYCAVATDVKYVPYLLGTVAGMVPEIFVALYTGILIKTLANASKDGKSLSVSQIVMSVAGFCVSVSATVVVTWYAKRRLKELQMREELLLH, encoded by the exons ATGAGTTATAATGCTGCCGATGAGGAGGATTACGTGAAATTGGAGGCGGAAACGTCGACGTCTGGCTGTTGCGACGGCGGAGATGATGGTGGAGGGTGGTTGTGGTCTTTGTGGTGGTGGGCGAAACTGGTGCTTGTGGTGTTGTTTGTTGCCGTTTTGGGCGCGGTTTTCTTCAAATGGATCGGGCCATTTTTCATGGACAAG GAAATTATCCCGGTGATAAATTGGGAGCAGAGAACTTTCAGCACAGCTATTCTAGGACTCATAGTGTTTGCTTCTCTGGCAATATTCCCAGTATTTCTTATACCTTCTACACCATCCATGTGGGTTGCTGGGATGACTTTTGGTTACGGTTATGGTTTTCTGATGATCATTGGTGGAGTTTTGATTGGCAGTTCTATTCCTTATTTCATCGGTTCATTGTTCTACCATAGAATCCAT GTATGGTTAGAAAGGCACCCAAAGCGAGCTTCTATCATAAGACTAGCTGGTGAGGGGAACTGGTTTAGTCAGTTTCGAGCTGTTTCTTTGATTAGGATTTCTCCATTCCCGTATGTCATATATAACTACTGCGCTGTGGCTACGGATGTGAAATATGTTCCTTATTTGCTGGGGACTGTGGCAGGAATGGTGCCAGAAATATTTGTTGCACTTTACAC AGGGATCCTGATTAAAACATTAGCTAATGCTTCAAAAGATGGGAAGTCCCTGTCAGTTTCCCAGATTGTGATGAGCGTGGCTGGGTTTTGCGTCAGTGTGAGCGCGACTGTAGTTGTGACGTGGTATGCAAAGAGGCGACTGAAGGAGCTACAGATGCGAGAGGAGCTTTTGTTGCACTGA